One window of the Pedobacter ginsengisoli genome contains the following:
- the rplX gene encoding 50S ribosomal protein L24, translating to MKNKVTTPKIKIRKGDLVKVIAGDSKGQQGKVLSVLTTKSRILVEGVNLVSKHTKPNAATPNGGIIKKEAALHISNVALIDPKSGEITRVGRKLNADGKLVRVSKKSGEEIK from the coding sequence ATGAAAAATAAAGTAACTACACCAAAAATAAAAATCCGTAAAGGAGATTTAGTAAAGGTTATAGCTGGCGATTCAAAAGGCCAACAAGGAAAAGTTCTTTCAGTATTAACTACTAAAAGCAGAATCCTTGTAGAAGGTGTTAACCTTGTATCAAAACATACAAAACCAAATGCTGCTACACCAAATGGTGGTATCATTAAAAAAGAAGCTGCTCTTCATATTTCTAACGTAGCGTTAATAGATCCTAAATCAGGTGAAATAACACGCGTTGGCAGAAAGCTTAATGCTGATGGGAAATTAGTTAGGGTTAGTAAAAAATCAGGAGAGGAGATCAAATAA
- the rplV gene encoding 50S ribosomal protein L22: MEAVAKLNNCPTSPRKMRLVVDLIRGERVEKALHILKFTNKEAAIKVEKLLLSAIKNWETKNEGSRPEENQLYVKTIMVGGGRQLKRLRPAPQGRGYRIRKRSNHVTLIVDSKNVETQTN, translated from the coding sequence ATGGAAGCAGTAGCGAAATTAAACAATTGTCCAACCTCACCACGTAAAATGCGTTTGGTTGTAGATCTTATCAGAGGTGAGCGTGTTGAGAAAGCTTTACATATTTTAAAGTTTACCAATAAAGAAGCAGCAATAAAAGTTGAGAAACTATTATTATCAGCTATCAAAAACTGGGAAACTAAGAATGAAGGTTCTCGCCCTGAAGAAAATCAATTATACGTGAAAACGATAATGGTAGGCGGTGGTCGTCAGTTAAAAAGATTAAGACCAGCACCTCAAGGACGCGGTTACAGAATACGTAAACGTTCAAACCACGTAACTTTGATAGTAGATAGTAAAAACGTTGAAACTCAAACTAATTAA
- the rpsE gene encoding 30S ribosomal protein S5 gives MSTINIKRVKTSEIELKDRLVSIQRVAKVTKGGRTFSFSAIVVVGDENGIVGYGLGKAKEVTEAIAKGIDDAKKNLVKVPLLKGTVPHEQIGKFSGGFVLIKPAAVGTGVIAGGAMRAVLESAGVHNVLAKSKGSSNPHNVVKATVDALTKMRDAYTVAQQRGVDLNKVFNG, from the coding sequence ATGTCAACTATCAATATAAAAAGAGTTAAGACTAGCGAAATCGAATTGAAAGATCGTTTAGTTAGCATACAGCGTGTGGCCAAAGTAACCAAAGGTGGTCGTACTTTCAGCTTCTCAGCAATCGTGGTTGTTGGAGATGAAAACGGAATCGTAGGTTACGGATTGGGTAAAGCTAAAGAGGTAACAGAAGCAATTGCAAAGGGCATTGATGATGCTAAAAAGAACTTAGTAAAAGTTCCTTTGTTAAAAGGTACTGTTCCTCACGAGCAAATCGGTAAGTTCTCAGGTGGTTTTGTTTTAATTAAACCAGCTGCAGTAGGTACCGGAGTAATTGCAGGTGGTGCAATGCGTGCTGTATTAGAGAGTGCCGGTGTACATAACGTATTGGCAAAATCAAAAGGTTCATCTAATCCACATAACGTGGTAAAAGCAACTGTTGATGCTTTAACTAAGATGCGTGATGCTTATACTGTGGCTCAGCAACGTGGTGTAGATTTAAATAAAGTTTTTAACGGATAA
- the rpsH gene encoding 30S ribosomal protein S8, protein MNTDPIADYLTRVRNAIKANHRIVEIPASNLKKEITKVLFDKGYIANYKFEDTNAQGTIKIALKYNAITKIPAIRTLVRISKPGLRQYAGVENMPRVLNGLGIAILSTSKGVMTDKEAAKLNIGGEVLCHVY, encoded by the coding sequence ATGAATACAGATCCAATAGCAGATTATCTTACAAGGGTAAGAAATGCCATCAAGGCAAATCACAGAATTGTAGAGATTCCTGCATCAAACCTTAAAAAGGAAATTACTAAAGTTCTTTTTGATAAAGGTTACATTGCCAACTACAAATTTGAGGACACTAATGCTCAAGGTACAATCAAAATAGCTTTGAAATATAATGCTATCACGAAAATACCTGCAATCCGTACATTAGTACGTATCAGTAAACCAGGTTTAAGGCAATATGCTGGCGTAGAGAATATGCCAAGAGTATTAAATGGTTTAGGTATCGCGATCTTATCTACATCTAAGGGTGTTATGACTGATAAAGAAGCTGCCAAACTAAACATTGGTGGCGAAGTTTTGTGTCACGTTTATTAA
- the rplB gene encoding 50S ribosomal protein L2, with protein sequence MGLRKFKPVTPGTRFRVGASFTEITATKPEKSLVVSSKKSGGRNNTGKMTMRYIGGGHKKSYRLIDFKREKFNIPATVATVEYDPNRTSRIALLHYADGEKRYIIAPEGLQVGQTVVSGETATPEVGNTLTLANIPLGSIVHNVEIHPGRGAQLARSAGAYAQLAARDGKYATLKMPSGETRLILTACLATIGAVSNSDHANEVLGKAGRSRWLGRRPRTRPVAMNPVDHPMGGGEGRSSGGQPRSRNGMYAKGFKTRTLKKYSNRFIIEKRKK encoded by the coding sequence ATGGGCTTAAGAAAATTTAAACCAGTTACTCCGGGAACCCGCTTTAGAGTTGGTGCCAGTTTTACGGAGATTACAGCAACCAAGCCCGAAAAATCATTGGTTGTATCTTCTAAGAAATCGGGAGGACGTAACAATACAGGAAAGATGACTATGCGCTACATTGGTGGTGGTCACAAAAAATCTTACCGTTTAATTGATTTTAAACGTGAGAAATTTAACATTCCTGCAACAGTAGCAACTGTTGAGTACGATCCAAACCGTACCTCACGTATTGCATTATTACATTATGCAGATGGCGAGAAGCGTTACATTATTGCACCTGAAGGGTTGCAAGTAGGACAAACAGTAGTTTCGGGAGAAACAGCTACTCCAGAGGTAGGAAATACCCTTACATTGGCCAATATTCCTTTGGGATCTATTGTACACAATGTAGAGATTCATCCAGGCCGTGGAGCACAGTTAGCACGTAGCGCAGGTGCTTATGCACAGTTAGCAGCTCGTGATGGTAAATATGCTACATTGAAAATGCCTTCAGGCGAGACAAGATTAATCTTGACTGCATGTTTGGCTACAATCGGAGCAGTTTCCAATTCAGATCATGCAAATGAGGTATTAGGTAAAGCAGGTCGCAGCCGCTGGTTGGGACGTCGTCCAAGAACACGTCCAGTAGCGATGAACCCGGTAGATCACCCAATGGGTGGTGGTGAGGGTCGCTCATCAGGAGGTCAGCCTCGCTCAAGAAACGGTATGTATGCCAAAGGCTTCAAAACCCGTACACTTAAAAAATACTCAAATCGTTTCATCATAGAGAAAAGGAAGAAATAA
- the rplF gene encoding 50S ribosomal protein L6 — MSRIGKAPINVPSGVTITVSKDNVVSVKGPKGELTQAVDSDITVSQEDGVLTVQRPSDQKRHKALHGLYRSLLNNMVVGVTDGYKLEQELVGVGYRATNQGNTLDLVLGYSHHYVFQLPEEIKVTTTSEKGQTPKIILESIDKQLIGQVAAKIRSLRAPEPYKGKGIKFVGEVLRRKAGKSASKK; from the coding sequence ATGTCAAGAATAGGAAAAGCCCCAATTAATGTCCCTTCAGGTGTTACAATTACGGTATCTAAAGATAACGTTGTATCTGTAAAAGGTCCTAAAGGTGAGTTAACTCAAGCAGTAGATTCAGATATCACTGTAAGTCAGGAAGATGGTGTACTAACTGTACAACGTCCATCAGATCAAAAAAGACACAAAGCGTTACATGGTTTGTATCGTTCTTTGTTGAATAATATGGTTGTTGGTGTAACAGATGGTTATAAATTAGAACAAGAATTAGTAGGTGTGGGTTACCGTGCTACTAACCAAGGAAATACTTTAGATCTTGTTTTAGGATATTCTCACCATTATGTTTTCCAATTACCGGAAGAAATTAAGGTAACGACAACTTCAGAAAAAGGTCAGACTCCAAAAATTATTTTGGAAAGTATTGATAAGCAACTGATAGGACAGGTAGCTGCGAAAATCCGCTCGTTACGTGCACCAGAGCCATATAAAGGTAAAGGTATCAAGTTTGTAGGAGAAGTGTTAAGAAGAAAAGCAGGTAAATCAGCTTCTAAAAAATAA
- the rplN gene encoding 50S ribosomal protein L14: protein MVQQESRLNVADNSGAKEVLVIRVLGGTGKRYASIGDKIVVTVKSALPSGNIKKGTVSKAVVVRTKKEIRRKDGSYIRFDDNAAVLLNAQDEPRGTRIFGPVARELREKQFMKIVSLAPEVL from the coding sequence ATGGTACAACAGGAATCAAGATTAAACGTAGCCGACAATAGCGGCGCAAAAGAAGTATTGGTTATCCGTGTGCTTGGTGGTACCGGAAAGAGATATGCTTCTATTGGTGACAAAATTGTTGTTACCGTTAAAAGTGCATTGCCTTCTGGAAACATCAAGAAAGGAACAGTTTCTAAAGCAGTTGTTGTAAGAACAAAGAAAGAGATCAGACGTAAAGATGGTTCTTACATCCGTTTCGACGACAATGCAGCAGTATTATTAAATGCACAAGATGAGCCGCGTGGTACACGTATTTTTGGCCCGGTAGCAAGAGAACTGCGTGAAAAACAATTCATGAAAATTGTATCATTAGCACCGGAGGTATTATAA
- the rpsQ gene encoding 30S ribosomal protein S17 encodes MERQLRKTRTGLVVSNKMDKSIVVAVERKVKHPIYGKFVKKTTKFMAHDEKNDCGIGDTVLIMETRPLSKNKNWRLVEILERAK; translated from the coding sequence ATGGAAAGACAATTAAGAAAAACAAGAACCGGGTTGGTGGTAAGCAACAAGATGGATAAATCTATTGTTGTAGCGGTAGAACGTAAAGTGAAACACCCGATCTATGGTAAGTTTGTTAAGAAAACTACCAAATTTATGGCTCATGACGAGAAAAACGATTGCGGTATTGGAGATACAGTACTGATCATGGAGACTCGTCCGCTGAGTAAAAACAAGAACTGGAGATTAGTGGAAATTTTAGAAAGGGCTAAATAA
- the rplW gene encoding 50S ribosomal protein L23, with protein MELLRKPILTEKASALTEKSNRFTFQVDPKANKLQIKQVIEKMYGVNVLAINTMVVVGKVKSRNTKGGLVTGRSPKYKKAVVTLKAGETIDYYANI; from the coding sequence ATGGAACTTTTAAGAAAACCAATATTAACAGAAAAGGCTTCGGCATTAACAGAAAAGTCTAATCGTTTTACTTTTCAGGTAGATCCAAAAGCTAATAAATTGCAGATTAAGCAAGTTATTGAAAAAATGTATGGCGTTAACGTTTTAGCTATCAACACTATGGTTGTAGTTGGAAAAGTTAAATCTAGAAATACAAAAGGCGGATTAGTTACTGGTCGTAGCCCGAAATACAAAAAAGCTGTTGTTACCTTGAAAGCAGGCGAAACAATAGATTATTACGCGAATATTTAA
- the rplE gene encoding 50S ribosomal protein L5, giving the protein MAYVPRLKSKYKEEIVTALKEKFNYKSVMQVPKLEKIAINQGVGRFSVTDKKIMDSSILEMTTISGQQAVGAKSKKDISNFKLRKGMPVGVRVTLRDNNMYEFLDRLISVALPRIRDFKGINDKGFDGKGNYTLGVTEQIIFPEINIDKINKILGMDITFVTTATTDVEALELLKQFGLPFKNQNTNL; this is encoded by the coding sequence ATGGCTTACGTACCAAGATTAAAAAGTAAATATAAAGAGGAAATTGTAACTGCACTTAAAGAGAAGTTCAACTATAAAAGTGTTATGCAAGTTCCTAAGTTAGAGAAAATCGCTATTAACCAAGGTGTTGGGCGTTTCTCTGTAACTGATAAGAAAATAATGGACAGCTCTATTTTAGAGATGACTACTATTTCAGGTCAGCAAGCGGTTGGAGCAAAATCTAAAAAAGATATCTCAAACTTTAAGTTACGTAAAGGTATGCCGGTAGGTGTACGTGTTACTTTGCGTGATAATAACATGTATGAGTTTTTAGATCGTTTAATTTCCGTAGCTTTGCCTCGTATCCGTGATTTCAAAGGTATCAATGATAAAGGTTTTGATGGAAAAGGTAACTATACTTTAGGTGTTACTGAACAAATCATCTTCCCAGAGATCAACATCGATAAGATCAATAAGATTTTAGGTATGGACATTACTTTTGTAACTACTGCTACTACTGATGTTGAAGCATTGGAACTTTTAAAACAATTTGGATTACCATTTAAAAATCAAAATACAAATCTATAA
- a CDS encoding DUF1634 domain-containing protein, with protein MSKEKNFFADRDIQIILGTLLRVGVIASMSVILIGGLVYLGSNHSEIVNYSQFDSVKSGFSAVSDIFIGLGDLKGSAIIQFGVLLLIFTPIMRVVFSIFSFLIERDYLYVLIGAFVLCVILFSLSNKLVG; from the coding sequence ATGAGTAAGGAGAAAAATTTCTTTGCAGACAGGGATATTCAGATCATCCTTGGAACATTACTTAGAGTTGGTGTAATTGCTTCAATGAGCGTAATTTTAATAGGAGGGTTGGTATACTTGGGCTCTAATCATTCAGAAATTGTGAATTATAGCCAATTTGATTCTGTTAAGTCGGGATTCTCGGCCGTTTCTGATATTTTTATAGGTTTGGGAGATTTAAAGGGGAGTGCTATTATTCAATTTGGTGTTCTGCTGTTGATCTTTACGCCGATTATGCGGGTTGTTTTTTCTATTTTTAGCTTCTTAATTGAACGCGATTATCTGTATGTTTTGATTGGCGCTTTCGTTTTGTGTGTAATTCTTTTTAGTCTAAGTAATAAGTTGGTTGGGTAA
- the rpmD gene encoding 50S ribosomal protein L30, with protein MAKIKITQVKSIIDRSERQKRTMQALGLTKMNQSVEVEATAAIIGMVRKVNHLVAIESI; from the coding sequence ATGGCGAAGATCAAAATAACCCAGGTAAAAAGCATTATCGATAGAAGCGAACGCCAAAAAAGAACGATGCAGGCTTTAGGTTTAACTAAAATGAACCAAAGTGTAGAAGTAGAAGCAACTGCTGCCATTATTGGAATGGTTAGAAAAGTTAATCACTTAGTAGCTATCGAGAGTATATAA
- the rplD gene encoding 50S ribosomal protein L4, whose amino-acid sequence MEVKVLNISGKETGAKVQLPESVFGITPVDHAIYLDVKQYLANQRQGTHKSKQRNEIAGSTRKLYKQKGTGGARAGSIKSPLFNGGGRVFGPQPRDYSFKLNKKLKALARKSALSYKAQDQNVVVLEGFTFDSIKTKNYLNLVSALNLVNEKTLLVLPSQNNNIYLSSRNIQKAKVITADQLNTYDVLNCGKLLLTTDSLKTLEEAFAK is encoded by the coding sequence ATGGAAGTTAAAGTATTAAACATTTCAGGAAAAGAGACAGGTGCCAAGGTGCAGCTTCCTGAGTCGGTATTTGGCATTACGCCTGTTGACCACGCAATTTATTTAGATGTTAAACAGTATTTGGCTAATCAACGTCAAGGTACTCACAAGTCTAAACAACGTAATGAGATTGCTGGTTCAACCCGTAAATTATATAAACAAAAAGGTACTGGTGGTGCTCGTGCCGGAAGTATTAAATCTCCATTGTTTAATGGTGGTGGTCGTGTATTTGGTCCTCAACCACGCGATTATAGTTTTAAATTGAATAAAAAATTGAAAGCGTTAGCTCGTAAGTCTGCGTTATCTTATAAAGCACAAGATCAAAATGTTGTGGTTTTAGAAGGCTTCACTTTTGATTCAATCAAAACTAAAAACTACTTGAATTTAGTTAGCGCATTGAACTTGGTTAACGAAAAGACATTGTTGGTTTTACCTTCACAAAATAACAATATCTATTTATCAAGCAGAAACATTCAGAAAGCTAAAGTAATTACTGCAGACCAATTGAATACTTATGATGTATTAAACTGTGGTAAGCTTTTGTTGACTACTGATTCTCTTAAAACATTGGAGGAGGCATTTGCCAAGTAA
- the rplR gene encoding 50S ribosomal protein L18: MAGKKLSRRDRIKKGIRKKLAGSESRPRLSVYRSNKGIYAQIINDVTGSTIVSASSLSKDFSGTGSKSEQSVAVGKLVAEKAIAAGVKEVVFDRNGYLYHGRIKSLAEGAREAGLVF, translated from the coding sequence ATGGCAGGGAAAAAATTATCTCGTAGAGATCGTATAAAAAAAGGAATCAGAAAAAAATTAGCAGGTTCTGAAAGCCGTCCACGTTTATCGGTTTATAGAAGCAATAAAGGAATTTATGCTCAAATCATTAACGACGTAACCGGTAGTACAATTGTATCAGCTTCATCTTTATCTAAAGATTTTTCAGGTACTGGAAGCAAATCGGAGCAATCTGTGGCTGTAGGTAAATTAGTTGCCGAAAAAGCAATCGCAGCAGGTGTTAAAGAAGTTGTTTTCGATAGAAATGGCTATTTATACCATGGACGTATAAAATCGTTGGCAGAAGGTGCTCGCGAAGCTGGTTTAGTATTTTAA
- the rplO gene encoding 50S ribosomal protein L15 encodes MNLSNLKPAAGSTKNSKRIGRGTGSGRGGTSTRGHKGAGSRSGHSTKIGFEGGQMPLQRRVPKVGFKPINRVEYVGVNLDVLQGLAEKFNLTTIDFATLQEHGLASKNDLVKVLGRGEVKSKLEVKAHAFSATAQKAIEAVGGSIEKL; translated from the coding sequence ATGAACTTAAGTAATTTAAAACCTGCAGCAGGTTCTACTAAAAATAGTAAGAGAATAGGTCGTGGAACGGGTTCTGGTCGTGGTGGTACTTCGACACGTGGACATAAAGGTGCTGGATCACGTTCAGGACATTCAACTAAAATTGGATTCGAAGGTGGTCAGATGCCATTACAACGTCGTGTACCTAAAGTAGGTTTCAAACCAATTAACCGTGTTGAATATGTTGGTGTAAACTTAGATGTTTTACAAGGTTTGGCTGAGAAATTTAACTTAACTACCATTGATTTTGCTACCTTGCAAGAGCACGGTTTGGCATCAAAAAATGATCTTGTAAAAGTATTAGGTCGTGGTGAGGTTAAATCTAAATTAGAAGTTAAAGCACATGCTTTTTCTGCTACTGCACAAAAAGCTATTGAGGCTGTTGGAGGCTCAATCGAAAAATTGTAA
- the rpmC gene encoding 50S ribosomal protein L29 has protein sequence MKNSEITGLSQEELVARIAEEKENLVKLKFAHTISAIENPTRIKKVRRDIARLNTEVTKRKAASATETK, from the coding sequence ATGAAGAACTCAGAAATCACAGGGCTTTCACAAGAAGAACTAGTAGCCAGGATTGCAGAAGAAAAGGAAAACTTAGTAAAGTTAAAATTTGCACATACAATTTCGGCTATAGAGAATCCTACCCGTATTAAAAAGGTAAGAAGAGATATCGCCCGATTAAATACTGAAGTGACTAAGCGTAAAGCTGCGTCAGCTACTGAAACTAAATAA
- the rpsC gene encoding 30S ribosomal protein S3, with the protein MGQKAHPIGNRLGIIKGWDSNWFGGNNYADKLVEDEKIRKYLSARIAKGGVAKVVIERTLKRITVTIHTARPGIVIGKAGQEVDKIKEELKKLTKKEIQINIFEIKRPELDAQLVAEGVAKQLEARISFRRAMKSTIASTMRMGAEGIKIMTSGRLGGAEMARSEQYKEGRIPLHTFRADIDYALAEALTTYGKIGVKVWICKGEVYGKRDLSPNIGATSNAPGKGGRPEGAFAGGGRDRDNRGGGDRRNDKGRGGRGPGQGGSGAGRDNRGGNTQNRGPRK; encoded by the coding sequence ATGGGACAAAAAGCACATCCAATAGGTAACAGGTTAGGAATCATCAAAGGTTGGGATTCTAACTGGTTCGGTGGCAACAACTATGCTGATAAATTAGTTGAGGACGAAAAAATAAGAAAATACCTTTCTGCACGTATCGCAAAAGGCGGTGTAGCTAAAGTAGTAATTGAGCGTACGTTGAAACGTATCACTGTTACTATTCACACAGCTCGTCCGGGGATTGTGATAGGTAAAGCAGGACAGGAAGTTGACAAGATCAAAGAAGAGTTGAAAAAATTGACTAAAAAGGAAATTCAGATCAACATTTTTGAAATTAAACGTCCTGAACTTGATGCTCAATTAGTAGCTGAAGGTGTTGCAAAACAATTAGAAGCAAGGATTTCATTCCGTAGAGCAATGAAATCTACTATCGCATCAACAATGCGTATGGGTGCTGAAGGTATCAAAATTATGACCTCTGGTCGTTTAGGTGGTGCTGAGATGGCTCGTAGCGAACAGTATAAAGAAGGAAGAATTCCTTTGCATACTTTCCGTGCTGACATTGATTATGCATTAGCAGAAGCTTTAACTACTTATGGAAAAATAGGTGTTAAAGTATGGATCTGTAAAGGTGAAGTTTACGGTAAACGTGATCTTTCTCCAAACATCGGTGCTACGAGCAATGCTCCTGGTAAAGGTGGAAGACCAGAAGGTGCTTTTGCAGGTGGTGGTAGAGACAGAGATAACCGTGGCGGTGGCGACAGAAGAAACGACAAAGGTCGTGGCGGAAGAGGCCCAGGTCAAGGTGGTTCTGGCGCAGGAAGAGATAATAGAGGCGGAAATACTCAGAACAGAGGTCCTCGTAAATAA
- the rplC gene encoding 50S ribosomal protein L3: MSGIIGKKVGMTSIFDAEGKNIPCTVIEAGPCVVTQVKTEEKDGYVSVQLSFDEAKEKNTTQPLKGHFAKANTTPKRKLVEFDPFEESLNLGDTVTVNIFNEGDFVDVVGTSKGKGFQGVVKRHGFGGVGGQTHGQHNRMRAPGSLGAASYPSRVFKGMRMAGRMGGDRVKVQNLQVLKVYADQNLVVVSGSVPGAKGSYVILDK; the protein is encoded by the coding sequence ATGTCAGGTATTATTGGAAAAAAAGTAGGAATGACCAGCATTTTCGACGCCGAAGGAAAGAATATTCCATGCACGGTGATCGAAGCTGGGCCTTGTGTAGTTACACAGGTAAAGACCGAAGAAAAAGACGGTTACGTTTCAGTTCAGTTGAGTTTCGACGAAGCTAAAGAAAAAAACACCACTCAGCCCCTTAAAGGCCACTTTGCGAAAGCAAACACTACCCCAAAACGTAAATTGGTTGAATTTGACCCGTTTGAAGAATCGTTAAATTTAGGCGATACTGTAACGGTAAACATCTTTAACGAAGGTGATTTTGTGGATGTAGTTGGTACATCAAAAGGTAAAGGTTTCCAGGGTGTTGTTAAACGCCATGGTTTCGGTGGTGTTGGTGGGCAAACTCACGGACAGCATAACAGAATGCGTGCGCCAGGTTCATTAGGTGCTGCTTCTTATCCTTCACGTGTATTTAAAGGCATGCGTATGGCGGGAAGAATGGGTGGAGATAGAGTGAAAGTTCAAAACTTACAAGTTTTGAAAGTTTACGCTGATCAAAATCTAGTTGTAGTTAGTGGTTCCGTACCAGGAGCTAAGGGTTCTTACGTAATCTTAGATAAGTAA
- the rpsN gene encoding 30S ribosomal protein S14, whose product MAKEGVKAREIKRQKLVAKYAEKRAELKAAGDYEGLDKLPKNSSAVRLHNRCKLTGRPRGYMRTFGISRVLFRDMALAGKIPGVRKASW is encoded by the coding sequence ATGGCAAAAGAAGGAGTAAAAGCTCGCGAAATTAAGCGCCAGAAATTAGTAGCTAAGTATGCAGAGAAACGTGCTGAACTTAAAGCTGCTGGTGATTATGAAGGATTAGATAAGTTACCAAAAAACTCATCTGCTGTACGTTTGCACAATCGTTGTAAATTAACAGGTCGTCCTCGTGGTTATATGCGTACTTTCGGTATATCAAGGGTACTTTTCCGTGATATGGCTTTAGCAGGTAAAATACCTGGAGTTAGAAAAGCAAGCTGGTAA
- the rpsS gene encoding 30S ribosomal protein S19: MARSIKKGPYIDHNVEKKVVSMNDSGKKSVIKTWSRRSMISPDFVGHTFAVHNGNKFIPVYVTENMVGHKLGEFAPTRTFRGHSEKKK, translated from the coding sequence ATGGCTCGTTCGATAAAAAAAGGACCTTATATTGACCATAACGTAGAGAAGAAAGTAGTATCTATGAATGATTCAGGCAAGAAGTCTGTAATTAAAACTTGGTCACGCAGATCAATGATTTCACCAGATTTTGTGGGTCATACATTTGCAGTACACAACGGTAATAAATTTATACCGGTATACGTAACAGAAAACATGGTTGGTCATAAGCTGGGAGAGTTTGCTCCAACCAGAACATTTAGGGGTCACTCTGAAAAGAAAAAATAA
- the rplP gene encoding 50S ribosomal protein L16, whose amino-acid sequence MLQPKRTKFRKMQKGRMKGLATRGAELSFGSFGIKSLESTWITSRQIEAARIAVTRFMKREGQVWIRIFPDKPVTKKPAEVRMGKGKGAPEYWVAVVRPGRIIFEAEGVPLEIAKEAMRLAAQKLPIQTKFVVRRDYVEA is encoded by the coding sequence ATGTTACAGCCAAAAAGAACGAAGTTCAGAAAGATGCAAAAGGGCAGAATGAAAGGTTTAGCAACTCGTGGTGCTGAATTATCATTCGGGTCTTTCGGGATTAAATCTTTAGAGTCGACTTGGATTACCAGTCGTCAGATAGAGGCAGCCCGTATTGCCGTAACTCGTTTCATGAAACGTGAAGGCCAGGTTTGGATTAGAATATTCCCGGATAAACCGGTAACTAAGAAACCAGCTGAGGTACGTATGGGTAAAGGTAAGGGTGCTCCAGAGTACTGGGTAGCCGTAGTTAGACCCGGACGTATTATTTTTGAAGCCGAAGGAGTTCCTTTAGAAATTGCTAAAGAGGCTATGAGATTGGCAGCTCAAAAATTACCGATCCAAACAAAATTTGTAGTACGTAGAGATTACGTAGAGGCATAA